CAGTATAATATTTGTTCAGAAGATGAATGATTTGTTTGGGATTGAGGTGTAGTTgtaattattgttattgtgtTGGTAATACATGATAGCAACTTGAATTTCATTGCTGTTTTACAATTAGTTCTTTTTGTACTTGCCTACTATTTCAGTTAATTGAGAGGACTTCTATTTCTTTTCAGTTAAAGTCCTTCCAGAAAACTAATATGCATCATGCCCCAGTGAGACATTTGATTGATTGCTTTTTCTGAGGAAGTTTTTTCAGTAGCTATAACATCAAGGCCAGTGTCATTATTCTCCTTCATCTGTAGTATGCATAGCTTTAGAATAGAATTGAATTGCAGGTCTTCCAGATGCAAAAGGATTTATATTATATCGTGTTGACTTGGTATTTTCAATGTTATAGTCGAACAGgaacatcaaaatattcatgtttctGAGTATAAACCCTCGCAAAGAGAAAATATATctgttatattttcttttgtcgATTTCACCAGCATTAACTACTAATAGCTGTCTTTTTCATAGGTGTCTTTCATCTTTCTAGGTTTTTTTTAATGGTTTTCACATTATTCAGTGTGTTAATTTATCTGCAGGTTGCTGCAGGGCAAGTTGCTAGTACTGGAATGGTTGCACTGAGTTATGTTCAGAAAATTTCTGATAAGGTTGTAAGAGTCGCTAGTATCTTAACAACTGCATTTGTGACTTGCTTTTCTTAAACTCTTTTCTTCCATGCAGGTGTCTCTAGCATCAGACTTTATGTACAACTACATGTCTAGAGATGTTACAGCAAGCGTTGGTTATGATTACATCCTTCGGCAGGTAACCTCTTGTTGTAAATCCTTTCCGAAATTCTAACTTGATTTCCTGCAGGCTAGTGTTGGTCTTGGTACTTTTAACTCCTGTGAATTTCCAGCAGTTTTGCAGTTTCCGGTTGGATTTGAGAAACCCATACTCGGAGAAGGGTGCAGTTTTTTCCTAGTTTCTAACCTGGTGATCTGATCTTGTGACTCTACTATTTGCTGCAACTGTCCTGAATCTAGTGAAAAAATGAAAGCTCCAAATTTAATGCCTCAATATTGTCTGCCCTTAGGTTTCGACACCTTGATGGTAGAACAATTCTAGCATTATAATCCAGTTTAAGTTAAAGACCGGCTACCATCTCTTCCCTGTATATTGCATGGTTAGACTTGGTGTGTGCCCATGAATCCAGATATCTGTAGCAGCCCTTCATTCTTGCTTCCTAATTTACCACTCTTTCTTCATCAGTTAAGATACATGTACTAGCAGTTTTCATCTGTTTTCTCTTTCATATCTTTCTGCTATGTGGCATCTCATTTCTTTTTGTGATGGTAACCCGATGTACCTAAGTGTGGTAAGGTAGATAATTGGGCGTGTTTTGCAGAGAATCATCTCTGCTTAGATTTTCTACTCTTTTTTGGGATATCACATGCGTATGGTGTGTTCTCCCCGAAGTGGTATACAAGGTAAATTGGCCTAAATACCGCGACTCCTAATTATGATAGAACTAGGGGAATTTGGTGCTATTGACCTAAAGATGTAAAATGAGATTAGAGAAGTGATATTGAGATGGTTTAGTCATGTGAGGAGGAGGTGCACTGATGTGCCAGTTAGGAGGTATGAGACATTGGGTATAACAAAAGTTAGGAGAGGTAGAGGTATGCTGAAAAAGAGCTGGGTGAGGTGATCAAACATGCCTTGGCACAACTTCAGTTTATTGAGTACATGATCTTAGATAGGAAGATATGGAAGTCGAGAATTAGGATGACAGTTAGTTGGTAGACGAGTGTTGTCGCACTTTATGTGGTAGAGGTAAGGGCCTTAGTGGTATTTAGTAAGTGCGTTCTTATTCTTCTATGTGTATTACTATCTATTGTTGCATTTGCTTTATATCTTGCTATTTagttgtcatattttcttgcCATCATGATTTGATAACATTTctttgagtcgagggtcttatCAGAAACCACCTCTCTACCTACAAAGGTAGGGTACCCTTCCTAAGTTCCACTTGTGATATTACActgtgtatgttgttgttggataACTGTGGTGTTCAGGCCAACTTGcgcgcacctcgactaattttAATGTGTATCTACTACCTCCTACCAATACATTTACCGTGTAATTTTGTCTACCAAGGCTTAGATGGATGGGAGAAACCAACTAGTGTTTTTGCCTCTGTTGAGATTTGCACAGAGACTTCATGGTTCTCAACCACTTCAGTGACTAGTAGGTCACACCCTTGGGTGCATATACATGTAGAGACTTTTTGTGGGCTGTTGTTATGCGTTTTGCAAGGGGTTGTGATTTATGAAGCTCATTAAGTTGATCTTGTATTTGTGACTGCATTGCAACCATGTTGGGACATGTAATCAACCTTTCTCATTCTTGACTTTAATGTTTACTGAATCAACATTCTCCGTGCATCACAGTGCCGTCTCAGAGGGAAGATTGATTCCAATGGTTGTGTTGCTGCTTTCTTGGAAGAGCGCTTGAACATGGGTCTTAATTTCATTCTTTCAGCTGAGGTAAGTAGCATATGGATTTTTTTAGATCTTGTTGTAGCTCCTTTACAACACACATGTTCTAAGTTTCAcctattcttgttttttttctttccttcgGATAGCCTAGAAATCTCTTTGTTGCAGCTAGTGCATGAATTGAAAACTCTTTGATTAGGGGCACACTCCTCTTATCTATTTTTCCCTTCGTGctcatacaacaacaacaacaatccagtgagaTCTCACATAGTTTGGTTGTATGACTTTCATTGGTGTCCTAATTGTGTTCCTTATCGCCTGTTCAGGTCGATCACAAAAAGAAAGACTACAAGTTTGGTTTTGGACTCACAGTTGGAGAGTAGAAGAGGCAGCTTAAACAGGGATTAGGTGTTAACATATGAGTACTAGATTAAAATTGGAAGCATCTTAACAAGTGATGCTTTTTCTCAGCGATAAAAGTATCGAAACAtcagttttgtatttttattgagCGACATTGTTTTTGGAGCATACATATCATCAATTGGTGCAGCTAGTCACTAATAGTTGATTTTGCAATTTGGTACAATTCTTTACCATTTAGAATTGTAGAGTTGACTTTATTCAGATAGATCTATCATTATGATTTTACTGCAACCGGCTACTATGTGCTTAATAATTCTATGGTTAAATTTAATGTAGTGTTTAGAGATTTTGAAGGTACTTGAATACTTTGTGAAAAACAGGGAAAGTCAGTTCAGATTCCTAACAGAGAACATTCAGTAATTTTCTTCGTCTAGTATTTGTGATGGTGGGAGATAGTAGGTATCTGGTATAATAGTCCAAGAAAGTGCcagttaaaattatgtttttggAAAACACTTTCAAAAACAACATTTTTCAATATAAGCTAATTTTAGAAGCGTGTGGTTATCTTTTATAAAAAGTTTAATTATTCATTCTTCCATTTTTCTCCTTATATAAAATAGTACATAAATTTCTCATAGTttatatgtgcattgattatgtGAAATTGTAAATTGATAATCAATCAACTTATTTGATGTGCTCCTTTTTGCCAAGATGAGTCGAGATAACTCTCTTTTTGCTGTAATATCTAGGCCTAATGGGTATGGTGTTACCACTAATTTTTGTACCCGTGCTGGTTAATAAAAGCAACCTCTTGTTTGGGCggttatttgttttatttttttatatcaagAAAAAGGAATCGTTCGCTCAAAAAAAAAGTGCCGAGTTTTATATGCATAGCAATTAAAATACTATCAAAGCATATTTTTAGTTATgttaattttaatatatgaaTAACTTTGTAATGAGTAAACATATGACCCATTACTTACGACTTATTTGGAtggttattatatattatttcataatgtatagtattattttgattaatataATGCTTGGATAAATTATATCATTTTCTGTTGTTACATGATGTTACATATCAATAATtcgaaaaataaatttataatattataaataaaattaaggtataagataaaattattatatataagaaAAGAGAGGATAAAATAAGATCATTAAATAATCGAAAAATTGCCTAAAATGTCTtcgaactattggaaatggtacaaaaatgccctCGCCTAAAATGCCTTTGACATTCCTCTTTatgttcaaaaatgaccttttctttaTCGCAAAAGAACACGAGGGGCATTTTTATaccatttaaaatattttgagggcattttaggccttTTCCcgtaattaaataaattttaatttataattaattttaaataattaaattgtaaccaacaGATGACCGCcacatgtttaaaaaaattattcgaattatttatttaaattatgttaaataaattttgatagataattaattttaaataattaaattataatcaaCAGATgaccgccacgtgtttaaaaaattatttaaattatttaattaaaattacgttaaagaaatttgatttataattaattttaaataattaaattataaccaatagatggccaccatgtgtttaaaaaaattattcaaattatttaattaaaattatattaaagaaaaatgtcatttttggaaCTAAAGATGGGTGGTTATCatataaaattctaaaaattaataCCTTTACATCCATTTTTAGGtccaaaaataatttgaaaaggGCTTAAAATATCCTTATCTATTTGAAAATgatacaagtaaaaatgaatggAGTAGGAGTAAATATAAAATCTGTTAATTTCTTGCAAAATTGGGGCACACTTTTACGCCATTGATGATGAGGAGAATTTCTCTGCGCAATCGCAATGGCAATGGTATTGTTCCCTTTCTCTCTTCCATTTCTGGTTCGGAATTTACAGACAGAGCTTATTCTTCATGCCATTACAGTAATGCTGTTTCTCTCTTCCATCAAATGGTTAGAATGAAGCCTCTTCCTTCAGTTGTCGATTTCTCTAAGTTGTTTAAGAATATGATAAGTTTGAAGCATTATTCTCCTGTCCTTTCGCTTTTTCGAGAAATGCAGCAATTAGGTATCCCAATTAGTGATTTCATCGTGAATATCATGATTAATAGTTATTGCCTGATGCATTGTGGATTTTCGGTGTTACCCATTTACTTGAAGAATGGCATTCCGTTTAATACCGTCACTTTTAACACTCTAATAAGGGGATTATTTGCTGAAAAAAAGTTTAAAGATGCAGTTGAATTGTTCAAGAAGTTGGTGAGAGAGAGGATTTGTGAGCCCAACGAAGTCATGTATGCAACCGTCATGAATGGGCTTAGCAAAAGGGGCCATACTCAAAAAACTTTAAGTTTGCTCCGTTTAATGGAACAGGGGAACACTAAGCCCAACATATATATCTACAACATTGTTATAGATTCCCTTTGCAAAGATAGAAACTTAGATGCTGCTATCACTCTTTTGAatgagatgaagaagagaggcATTCCTCCAAACATAGTCACATATAGTTCATTAATTGATGGTTTGTGTAGGATTGGTCAGTGGGAAAAAGTTAAGATTTTGATCTCTGAGATGGTGAACCTTAATATTTATCCAGATGTGCGCATCTTCAACATACTAACAGATGGACTATGCAAAGAAGGAAAAGTCGAAGATGCCGAGGAAATAATGAAACACATGGTCGTAAAAGGTGTAGAGCCTAATATAATCACCCACACTGCGATAATGGATGGATATTGTTTGCGTGGTCAAGTGGATAGTGCGAGGAGAATTTTTGATAGCATGATAGATAAGGGCATTGAGCCTGACATTTTTAGCTATAACATACTAATAAACGGATACtgtaagaaaaagaaagtgGATGAGGCCATGCAATTGTTTTGTGAAATTTCTCA
This Solanum dulcamara chromosome 8, daSolDulc1.2, whole genome shotgun sequence DNA region includes the following protein-coding sequences:
- the LOC129898929 gene encoding putative pentatricopeptide repeat-containing protein At1g12700, mitochondrial, producing MRRISLRNRNGNGIVPFLSSISGSEFTDRAYSSCHYSNAVSLFHQMVRMKPLPSVVDFSKLFKNMISLKHYSPVLSLFREMQQLGIPISDFIVNIMINSYCLMHCGFSVLPIYLKNGIPFNTVTFNTLIRGLFAEKKFKDAVELFKKLVRERICEPNEVMYATVMNGLSKRGHTQKTLSLLRLMEQGNTKPNIYIYNIVIDSLCKDRNLDAAITLLNEMKKRGIPPNIVTYSSLIDGLCRIGQWEKVKILISEMVNLNIYPDVRIFNILTDGLCKEGKVEDAEEIMKHMVVKGVEPNIITHTAIMDGYCLRGQVDSARRIFDSMIDKGIEPDIFSYNILINGYCKKKKVDEAMQLFCEISQKGSKPDIVTYTTILQGLFEVGRTDDAKKFFGEMLSSGTVPDSYIHCTLLNGYFKYGLVEEALSLFNKLEGKRENTDIIFYNIIIGGLCKNGKLDKARAIFEKLPLIGVLPNVRTYNTMITGFCLQGLLDEAKDMLRKMEDNGCFPDNVTYNVVVQGFLRCNKISEMTSFMKEIAGRGFSFDATTTSFLINVIRDNPSVLEIIPELQLENKK